One genomic segment of Amycolatopsis sp. Hca4 includes these proteins:
- a CDS encoding tetratricopeptide repeat protein yields MERAVEHYRTGLELCRSAGEHADEASVLANLAGALRDLGAYEEALATARDALAKATRLGMLRTQAGAHHVLGTVMVELGRIDEARTALESALALSVEAGHPRGRGDALVALSAVHLRQGRFDEAYDRAGRALVLSEETGHALIRADSLLAMAAVEVGRGESGAARAHAEQARALHCQAGCQLGVERADAVLTSLPS; encoded by the coding sequence CTGGAGCGCGCTGTCGAGCACTACCGGACCGGTCTCGAGCTGTGCCGGTCGGCGGGGGAGCACGCGGACGAGGCCAGCGTGCTCGCCAACCTCGCGGGCGCATTGCGCGACCTCGGCGCGTACGAGGAGGCGCTGGCGACCGCTCGCGACGCCCTGGCCAAAGCGACCCGGCTCGGCATGCTTCGGACGCAGGCGGGCGCGCACCACGTGCTCGGCACGGTCATGGTGGAGCTCGGCCGGATCGACGAGGCCCGGACGGCGCTCGAGTCGGCACTGGCCCTTTCCGTCGAGGCGGGCCATCCGCGTGGCCGCGGGGACGCGCTGGTCGCCCTGTCCGCGGTGCACCTGCGACAAGGGAGATTCGACGAAGCCTACGACCGGGCCGGTCGAGCCCTGGTCCTCAGCGAGGAGACCGGCCACGCCCTGATCCGGGCCGACAGCCTGCTCGCGATGGCCGCGGTCGAGGTCGGACGCGGGGAATCCGGAGCGGCACGTGCTCACGCCGAGCAGGCTCGAGCCCTGCACTGCCAAGCGGGCTGCCAGCTGGGTGTCGAGCGCGCCGACGCGGTGCTGACGTCGTTGCCGTCCTGA